The genome window AATTTGCGGGCTGGAATCCAGTCGAAAACTTTGACGCAGACCGATTTGATTTTGATTTGGTCGAAAAGATCGAGCCGGAGCTTCCCAAAGACTGTCCGGTTGTGCTGAAAGATTATCCGGCCGAGCTGTGCGCGCTGGCGCGGCTTAAGCCAGGCCGCCCGGAGGTCGCTGAGCGCTGGGAGCTCTACCTGAACGGTATCGAGATCGCCAACGCCTACAGCGAACTGACCGATCCGATCGAGCAGCGTGCCCGTTTCGAAAAGTGGGGGGCGCAGCGGCACTCATTCGGCAAACCGGTCTATGATCTGGATGAAGAGTTTTTTCAATGTCTGGAAAAAATGCCGCAGGCCTGTGGTGTCGCGCTTGGTCTCGATCGCCTCCTGATGATCCTTGTAAGCGCAAAGTCTCTGGATGAAGTTTTGCCGTTCCGTGAATAAGCAGGTTGCATTTTCAACGGATTATGGCATTATTCTCTTCCCTTTCGATTGGGGATGACTGGTTTCGACGGTTAGGTTGAAGCGTCAGTCGCGTGTCGAGGTTGGTCTCCTGGCCTCGTAAAAAGGAGCCCGAAACAATAAATGCTGACGAAAGTTACGCACTCGCTGCCTAAATAAAGGCGCGACGTCTTTACCCTGACGCCTGTTAAGGGATAAAGGCGACGACAACAGGCTGGTGCTGAAGCCGGGGATCCGGGTGGATGCGCGAGAAAAGTTCAGGATTCTAGCGACCAAGGTGGCCTTGTTGACCGGCAGCTGCGGCGGCGAATCTTTGTAGGTCGACTACACACGTAGAAGCTGCCGTGACTCTTAATCGGACGCGGGTTCAATTCCCGCCATCTCCACCATTTCACTCGCGTTGCTCGCTCAAAGCGGGCCGCGCGAGTTGGTTGGAGGGTTACTCCACTGGGTTTGTAACCCGCCCGATGAACAGAATTTTGCCGGCTTTGTTTTCCCGGATCAGGAAAATAAACGGGTGGTCTGCGCGAAAGACGGCCGGCGGTCGTCCAATGGATGTTGCGCGCATAATCACTCCGGTGGCTGCTGCGGCTTCCGTTCCTTCTTCGTTCACTTCGACGAATGATTTGTGGATCACGTCGGAGATAAACAGCGGCTGTTCGCTGATGCCGGAGAAATCAGCGCGTTGAGCGTCGAATGCATCGGTCAGTCCCAGCGCTGTTAAAGTGCTCTTTAATGACGGGAAAGAGGATTCGATTTTAAAGCGTGGCAGGAATACGTTGACTTCCCTTTGACGCAGATCTTCAGTACAGGTCTTGAAATTCCCGGCGGCGAAGCATTCTTCAATGGGCTTCAGGCCGTCTCGCTCTCGCGGCAGGATCAGTAGCATGGAGACAGCCTCTCCTTCGTATGGAAGCTCCAGAGTTTGGAAGCAGTCATTTTCGCTGTAGCGGAAA of Tichowtungia aerotolerans contains these proteins:
- the epmA gene encoding EF-P lysine aminoacylase EpmA; its protein translation is MIEALKARDALMQSIRAFFHSEGFIEVETPVRLRTPCMELHIDAEPSGDHYLRTSPELCHKKLLARGAEKIFEVAKCFRQGERGHLHNPEYTMLEWYRTGGDYMTALADTQNLLQAVRCAVPVALTGEWQIFSVEEVFEKFAGWNPVENFDADRFDFDLVEKIEPELPKDCPVVLKDYPAELCALARLKPGRPEVAERWELYLNGIEIANAYSELTDPIEQRARFEKWGAQRHSFGKPVYDLDEEFFQCLEKMPQACGVALGLDRLLMILVSAKSLDEVLPFRE